Within Dictyostelium discoideum AX4 chromosome 4 chromosome, whole genome shotgun sequence, the genomic segment atTGAAAATGTTATCAATGTAATGGATGAATATGGTTTAACTGAAGATGATAGAAATAACATTATCGAACTTTCAACATGGGGTAAAGAGGATCCACTAAAAGATGTTAAAACTCAAGTTAAATCTGCATTCACTAGAAAATTCAGAAGTACCTCCCATGCAATCTATGatgtttcattattatcttcaaaGGGTTCTGGTGGAGGAGGAACAAATATCGCTGAAGGTTATGAAGAAGTTGAAGGTGAAtctcaaaatcaaattgaagaagaagatgaagaaactGAAGAAAAAGATTCTCTTCCAAATTTAGTTAAAAAATCTTCggttaaatcaaaatcagatacaaaaccaaaatcaacaaaatcaaaatcaacaacaacaaaatctaaaaaaaaataaatttagaatttcTTTGTAgggaattttaaaaattaaataaaaaaaaattattaaatatttgacaaatatttaaatttaattatatttaaatacatttttattattattatttttatttatattttttttttttttttttttaatttctaacAGCACTTGGGAAAGGATGAGAGAAAGATTGAGAAtactttttataattttcttcTTGTTGAATGAATTGATTACAAATTTGAGCTAAATGTTGTTCATCTTCACGTAATCTTTCTTTAGTTGTTTGAATTTCAAAGATTTCCTCTAACATGGCATCGGAtaattttgtaatattatcTTGAATGTTTAATTTAAGATCCATTTGCATTGGAATTAAAAAGTAGTTATAACATTTTAACATAATATTCTTTGACATTCTATTACGAATATCTTGGAATAATTTTGAAGCTAATTCAGTTACCATTGTATGAGTTTCTTTTGGATTTAAAATAtgattgctattattataattgttgttactattattattattattattattattattacctgGAGtagttgatttattattattatttaaactattatttaatgaaacaCAAGGTGAATCAGTACagaatttctttaaatctttattcgATTGAAGATCCCAATAGATTAAACGAGTTGTATAGAATTCATCcatacatttatttttacagtCAGCAGCAATTTGATCGACATACTTAAAGTACATTTCTTTTACACTGTAGATAAAGTATGGATGATCTTCGACATTGACGATAGTATTCTCATGGGATGGACGAGAAACACTATCAGAACcattgattgattgaataCCATAGATCATATTCTCAGATGATAGAGAGGCAGATTGAGAGATTGAAgatgattgtgattgtgattggGATGATGGTGAACTATTATCTTGGAATAAACTTGTACTATTACCATGACGACGGAAAGATGacttctttttattttcaatcatACGATCTACAATATCAACTAAACGACGTAAAATATAAGTGGCTCTCTTGAATAGTTGATCAACCAATGGTAATAAAGCTTCTTTGATCTTCTTTTGAGCTAAATCAGAAGCAGCCCAAGCGATTACAGAAGCATTGGATGGACGATTTGAACCAATGGCGCAAGCTACCTCACTAATGGACAATTCCTCTAATTGAATGACCTCTGTGATACACTTGAATTCAGTTAATAATCTTTCAAATTGTTGACCACCATAGAGTTTATTATCATAAAAAGTGACCAATTTTTCATCGTTCAACAATAGTATTGGTTTACCATTGTGATCATACCAATCACCGGTTTCATCTTGAGATTTCTCTTCTTCTAAAGTTTGACCATTTAATGATGGATTACCTTCGAGTGTACGGGTGACCAATTTTTCAATGCATTGAATAAACTCTATTGATACGTAAGAGTTTGCAATTTGACGTAATGTTACGGCATTGGTTCTCTCTAATTGTTGTCTAATTTGATAGAGTTGATCTTCAGAGGTTGTACGGAAAGAATTTAATCTCTTCAATACCTCTGGTACAGAATCTAAATATTTTCTCCAAGTGAATTCACTTATCCAATGTCTAAAAGCTGATAGACCTACATTACGTTCATATTTCTTATCGAATTGTAATTGCTCCAAGATGTTGAGATCTGTTTGTTGAAGTTGATCACAAAGTTGACTTAATTGATCCTTTGAGTTACATTGAGATCTTTGAGCAGTGGATGGTAATGTTGTGAAAAAGGTTGGAGCACCAATCGATGGTGAACCCAAGAAACGATTGGCATCTCTACCATTGGTGAATGGTTGATCACCAGTTAGAAGAGAATGGAATTTATTGAAAACAAAGATTGAACGATCCAATTTATAATCTAATTTCTTTGCCAATTCTAACATCTCTGAACTATTGGTACCACCATTGGTGCTTGTCTCAACGAATACCAATGTACgattatttgatttagtATATTGAGTGATCATTTCACCCATTTcattaccaattgataattttgcaATCTTATTTGCCAATTGATTGGCTGGACTTGTCATTGATTGACCTTGAATTGTAATTGCATTTGTTGGTTGAATCGATACCGATGGTGGTTCAATCAATAacatattcaaataatatctaTACTCTATGGTAATTTCAATTGGAATCGATGtcttttgatttcttttacTAATTTCACTCGATACCATTGACAATTCAATTTGTCTATCAAATTCATAACTATCCAATGATCTATCTCTCTTAAAGGTAACTATTGGTTCTTCACATCTTGCATTATTCATTAAAGTAATATGTAATGGTCTTAAACTACTACCTTCACCAATCATCATTGGAAATCCaataaatgattcaattaatgcacttttaccattaccatctttaccaataaatacaaattctGGTGTTTCAATAAATgcatttaaactattataataatcgtttaaattaataatttagttataaaataataataaaaaataaaaaaataaaaaaaaaagatttagaaattaaCTTACTCTCTTGCAAGTACCATAATTTTATTGTAAGCTTTATACATGTCAtcatatttttcattatcaaaatttaatggaAATGGTATAGCTGTTGATTTACTATAAatagttttgaaaaaataaattaataaatctatttttagctttttttttttttgatattttttttttgatttttttttttacatacaCCACTGATTGTCTATCCATGTTTTAATACtacgttttttttttttttcctttaatttgtttcaagttataaaactttaataaatgatgatCCTATGTGTTTATTTGTATGTACaaactattaattattttaaaaaaaaaaaaaaaaaaaaaaagttagtgTGGTGAAAAAATCttaattgattgaaaaataaatttaattaaaaaacaaaaaatcaaaaaaaaaaaataaaataattgttaaaaaaaaaaaaaaaaaaaaaaaaaaaaaaaaaaagaaagattaaCAATGTTTTAGGTTATAATCACCCACACATATTATTAATGTATGAATGTCATATATTGTATATATGTTATGTGttatcaaatattgaaaatagttattactattatttttatttttatagtaatactaataataatgtaatatGAATAACTCATAcatattcaaattattaatattattattaatattattataattattattattattattataattatttttattattattgtcattaaaactattttaattCTAGCttgattattactattattatttattttatagatTTTAACAATGGGTACTTGGATATCTTATCATCTCCTCTTtgtttcattaaaaattttaatatttttattattatccttataattattattttattttatttaaaattttttttttctttttttttttctttttttatttttttattttattgttattttttattttattttatttttactttccAAAACATTGTTTCTAATCTGAATTTTGTGTGTGGGTGGGTATGTATCTGTGTTGatattaactttttcaaaagacagccaaaaaaaagaaaaaatggCACACCTAGTTCAAACGTTGTTTTgtggctttttttttttttttttttttttaaataacttaccaaattaataaattaataaataaataaataaataaataaataaataaataaaaaaataaataaataaataaataaataaaaaaatgaataaaaaaatgaataaaaaaaaaaaagaaaataaattaacaagagcgaattctttttttatagttttttaatttttttttttttaaatttttttttttttttttaaaatttcattataataattttttattaaacattttaaaatttttttttttggcgcCAATCCATATTAGTCCAAAATGAGATATATCTCTCTCTCTCACAAG encodes:
- the dlpB gene encoding dynamin like protein gives rise to the protein MDRQSVVKSTAIPFPLNFDNEKYDDMYKAYNKIMVLARDLNAFIETPEFVFIGKDGNGKSALIESFIGFPMMIGEGSSLRPLHITLMNNARCEEPIVTFKRDRSLDSYEFDRQIELSMVSSEISKRNQKTSIPIEITIEYRYYLNMLLIEPPSVSIQPTNAITIQGQSMTSPANQLANKIAKLSIGNEMGEMITQYTKSNNRTLVFVETSTNGGTNSSEMLELAKKLDYKLDRSIFVFNKFHSLLTGDQPFTNGRDANRFLGSPSIGAPTFFTTLPSTAQRSQCNSKDQLSQLCDQLQQTDLNILEQLQFDKKYERNVGLSAFRHWISEFTWRKYLDSVPEVLKRLNSFRTTSEDQLYQIRQQLERTNAVTLRQIANSYVSIEFIQCIEKLVTRTLEGNPSLNGQTLEEEKSQDETGDWYDHNGKPILLLNDEKLVTFYDNKLYGGQQFERLLTEFKCITEVIQLEELSISEVACAIGSNRPSNASVIAWAASDLAQKKIKEALLPLVDQLFKRATYILRRLVDIVDRMIENKKKSSFRRHGNSTSLFQDNSSPSSQSQSQSSSISQSASLSSENMIYGIQSINGSDSVSRPSHENTIVNVEDHPYFIYSVKEMYFKYVDQIAADCKNKCMDEFYTTRLIYWDLQSNKDLKKFCTDSPCVSLNNSLNNNNKSTTPGNNNNNNNNNSNNNYNNSNHILNPKETHTMVTELASKLFQDIRNRMSKNIMLKCYNYFLIPMQMDLKLNIQDNITKLSDAMLEEIFEIQTTKERLREDEQHLAQICNQFIQQEENYKKYSQSFSHPFPSAVRN